In Candidatus Binataceae bacterium, one genomic interval encodes:
- the nagA gene encoding N-acetylglucosamine-6-phosphate deacetylase, which produces MKRLRGLIARADGSTAAGSVRFTATIETVEAGGGADVSDRGVSDYILPGFIDLQVNGREAVDVMSASPGELGELSAALAREGTTAWLPTAITAPLARIETVAAAIAEAMVAAAEISGSILGMHLEGPFIAAARRGAHPAHNLEPRGDALERVASLPALRMITLAPELDGALDAIARLSARGIAVSIGHTDASLEQAEAAVGAGARMFTHTFNAMAPLDHRRPTAAAAAMLPSRACAAVIADGVHVHPAMLRLLLLARGAGGICLATDRVATRAARRTAPLARAAAAGGAARMPDGRLAGSVISMLEAVRVMVERAGASVGEAALMAAANPARVLGLGNRGKIEAGAISDLLVLGPRLELKAVFIGGRELA; this is translated from the coding sequence ATGAAACGGTTGCGCGGCCTGATCGCACGAGCCGACGGCTCGACCGCGGCCGGCAGCGTCCGCTTCACCGCGACGATCGAAACGGTCGAAGCCGGCGGCGGCGCCGACGTTTCCGATCGCGGCGTATCCGACTACATCCTGCCGGGCTTCATCGACCTCCAGGTAAACGGCCGCGAAGCGGTGGACGTGATGAGCGCATCGCCCGGAGAGCTTGGCGAGCTTTCCGCCGCGCTCGCGCGCGAGGGTACGACCGCGTGGCTGCCGACCGCGATAACCGCGCCGCTTGCGCGAATCGAGACGGTCGCGGCCGCTATCGCCGAGGCGATGGTCGCCGCGGCCGAAATTTCCGGCAGCATTCTCGGGATGCATCTCGAAGGGCCATTCATAGCGGCGGCGCGGCGCGGGGCCCATCCGGCGCACAACCTCGAACCTCGCGGCGACGCGCTCGAGCGCGTCGCGTCGCTGCCCGCGCTGCGGATGATAACCCTCGCGCCGGAACTTGACGGCGCGCTCGACGCGATTGCGCGCCTTAGCGCGCGCGGGATCGCAGTGTCGATCGGCCATACCGACGCTTCGCTCGAGCAGGCCGAGGCCGCGGTCGGCGCCGGTGCGCGGATGTTCACGCATACGTTCAATGCGATGGCCCCGCTGGATCATCGAAGGCCCACGGCGGCGGCGGCCGCGATGCTGCCGTCGCGCGCGTGCGCCGCCGTGATCGCCGACGGCGTCCACGTGCATCCGGCGATGCTGCGTCTGCTCCTGCTCGCGCGCGGCGCGGGCGGAATCTGCCTCGCGACCGACCGCGTCGCGACGCGCGCGGCACGACGCACGGCGCCGCTCGCGCGCGCGGCCGCCGCGGGCGGCGCGGCGCGGATGCCGGACGGGCGGCTTGCGGGAAGCGTCATCTCGATGCTCGAGGCGGTGCGCGTGATGGTCGAGCGCGCCGGTGCGAGCGTCGGCGAGGCGGCGCTGATGGCCGCGGCGAATCCCGCGCGCGTGCTGGGTCTCGGCAACCGCGGCAAAATCGAAGCCGGCGCGATTTCCGATTTGCTCGTGCTCGGCCCCCGGCTAGAGTTGAAGGCGGTGTTTATCGGCGGCCGCGAGCTCGCCTGA
- a CDS encoding NAD-glutamate dehydrogenase domain-containing protein — protein sequence MASEAQNSTTVPDAARESARWLDIFTEHLFGGLSAAAAAPISAERRAQITAQAFEFFSLRAERIKVRVVIEPRSDGAGGFAETAMEDCPFIIDSTLEYFHHLGLGAGLLMHPVLSVARDSGGRLVSLEGKRAAERPESFVHLELRLGGVAHDAAQIAAGLKQVLEQVREATGDFEAMTARALEICEETAAQRELVELRDLLRWLVGGGFVFLGYRRYRIRKENGSRALAVDFESPHSALGLLRDAGRSRYAQPVDLKELKPDHRKMLFEGPALIMGKTHTMSQVHRRGLMDDVTIRRTGPGGEITGFDRFVGLFTSKAYSEEAQHIPLLRAKLREVIEAEHAAPGSHNYKELVAAFNSFPKEELFRAPVAELRAQLHLILDHKDEAAVRVSTHYDPVRGDVVALVVLPRESFSAEVRKQIQAAFGRILGGELVYYYLAMGEGYQARMHFCFDAPSPSAAQLRAMETEASQLARTWEDRLREELVERFGLRRGPVLAQRWLGAFSAHYRAGTTAARAAGDIERIEDLLEGGRSFSVELVRQGGGAAPAASELRMFEVGESLRLSDVMPMLSNFGIVVISEEADELKIDSPDAGLRAFVQSFRAQDSRGAPLERTSGAAMVAEALAAVRSGRAEDGPLNALVLDAGLAWREIALLRAYVAAAFQMRLAPALPALRRVLLMNPKLARMLVEIFRLRMDPAGPGSGNAHYAGLRAAYLEALGVIDNIADDRLARALLGMVEATVRTNYFREPPAPYITLKFESARIPNLPDTPPLYEIHVDSPTMQGCHLRAGRIARGGIRYSDRPEDFRTEILDLMKTQTVKNAIIVPTGAKGGFIVKPRAGRGVTREDVVDAYKTLIRAMIELTDNVAGGKRVRPAMVKVLDEDGPYLVVAADKGTAAFSDLANAIAAEHDFWLGDAFASGGRCGYDHKALGITAGGAWESVRWHLRQMGIDLAHSAPITMVGIGDMSGDVFGNGLLQSDNVKLVAAFDHRHIFIDPDPDPKKSFAERRRLFELPSSQWSDYNPALISPGGGVFRRGAKSIALSPQARRALSCTAEVLDGDSLIQAILRADAILLYNGGVGTYVRATDERDAEVGDHANDACRIAAHELRVKAVAEGGNLGFTQRARIEYAMAGGRINNDAIDNSAGVDTSDHEVNLKILLQPALTEGRVDLDRRNRALLGVAAEVAAAVLRDNRDQVVLLSLEQLRSRTRAREFRDHLSAIEQRGALHRYEAALPNHEELRDRRGRFAGLTRPELAVLSAYTKIDLFTQLETCALLEDSYLTARFLLPYFPASIARDFALEIPRHGLRRELIVTRLVNELVDLMGASFVFRLAQSHGARTEQTVRGWIFAEGVLDLVDQAEVLRAGGGLDAQAELAGLMALADAGERACGWAIAGLDPSVSLGDAIAHYKPGFQSLCGEFESMLADDERERFERSYRELRATVHTEQLALRLARLGFADHLLNVLSLSFARRGAPADCARAYFALSGIIEFATLERALEAIGADDRWERRAAEELAGDLRSARLALCRAVLLRSDAPPAQAVRALRNGHEHPFDAMTEVMTELRTLPALELPVLQVAIRALGRLAAALGGTA from the coding sequence TTGGCCAGCGAAGCACAAAACTCTACGACCGTCCCGGATGCCGCGCGCGAGAGCGCGCGATGGCTTGATATTTTCACGGAGCATCTGTTCGGTGGACTCTCTGCCGCCGCCGCGGCGCCAATCTCAGCCGAACGCCGCGCGCAGATCACCGCCCAGGCCTTCGAGTTTTTCTCGCTCCGCGCCGAGCGGATCAAGGTCCGCGTCGTGATCGAGCCGCGCAGCGACGGCGCCGGCGGCTTTGCCGAAACGGCGATGGAGGACTGCCCGTTCATCATCGACAGCACGCTCGAATACTTTCATCACCTCGGCCTCGGCGCCGGCCTGCTGATGCATCCGGTGCTCTCCGTGGCCCGAGACAGCGGCGGCCGCCTGGTCTCGCTCGAAGGCAAGCGCGCGGCCGAGAGGCCCGAGTCCTTCGTCCATCTTGAACTGCGCCTCGGCGGCGTGGCGCACGACGCCGCGCAGATCGCCGCAGGCCTCAAGCAAGTGCTCGAGCAGGTTCGCGAGGCGACCGGCGATTTCGAAGCGATGACCGCGCGGGCGCTGGAAATCTGCGAGGAGACCGCGGCGCAGCGCGAGCTGGTCGAGCTGCGCGACCTGTTGCGATGGCTGGTCGGCGGCGGCTTCGTTTTTCTCGGCTATCGGCGCTATCGGATCCGCAAGGAAAACGGCAGCCGCGCGCTCGCGGTCGATTTCGAGTCGCCCCACTCCGCGCTCGGCCTGCTGCGCGATGCGGGCCGCTCGCGTTACGCGCAGCCGGTCGATCTCAAGGAGCTCAAGCCCGACCATCGCAAGATGCTGTTCGAGGGCCCGGCGCTGATCATGGGCAAGACCCATACGATGTCGCAGGTCCATCGGCGCGGCCTGATGGACGACGTCACGATCCGGCGCACCGGCCCCGGCGGCGAGATAACCGGCTTCGACCGCTTCGTCGGGCTCTTCACTTCCAAGGCCTACTCCGAGGAGGCGCAGCACATCCCGCTGCTGCGGGCCAAACTACGCGAGGTGATCGAGGCCGAGCACGCCGCTCCGGGCTCGCACAACTACAAGGAGCTGGTGGCGGCCTTCAACAGCTTTCCCAAAGAGGAGCTGTTCCGCGCGCCGGTCGCCGAACTGCGCGCGCAGCTCCATCTCATCCTCGATCACAAGGACGAGGCCGCGGTCCGGGTGAGCACGCACTACGACCCTGTGCGCGGCGACGTCGTCGCGCTGGTCGTGTTGCCGCGCGAAAGCTTCTCGGCCGAAGTGCGCAAGCAGATCCAGGCCGCGTTCGGCCGCATCCTGGGCGGCGAGCTGGTCTACTACTACCTCGCGATGGGCGAGGGCTATCAGGCGCGGATGCATTTCTGCTTCGACGCGCCTTCGCCGTCGGCGGCGCAGTTGCGCGCGATGGAGACCGAGGCCTCGCAACTGGCGCGCACGTGGGAGGATCGTCTGCGCGAGGAGCTGGTCGAACGCTTCGGCCTGCGCCGCGGTCCGGTGCTCGCGCAGCGATGGCTCGGCGCGTTCAGCGCGCATTACAGGGCCGGCACCACCGCCGCGCGCGCCGCGGGCGATATCGAGCGTATCGAAGACCTGCTCGAGGGCGGCCGCAGCTTCAGCGTCGAGCTGGTGCGCCAGGGCGGCGGCGCGGCGCCGGCGGCGAGCGAGCTCAGGATGTTTGAAGTCGGCGAGTCGCTGCGCTTGAGCGACGTGATGCCGATGCTCTCGAACTTCGGCATCGTCGTGATCTCGGAAGAGGCCGACGAGCTCAAGATCGATTCTCCGGACGCCGGCTTGCGGGCTTTCGTCCAGTCGTTTCGCGCACAGGACAGCCGCGGCGCGCCGCTTGAGCGCACGAGCGGGGCAGCGATGGTGGCCGAGGCGCTCGCCGCCGTGCGCAGCGGTCGGGCCGAGGACGGCCCCCTCAATGCCCTGGTGCTCGACGCCGGGCTTGCCTGGCGTGAAATCGCGCTGCTCCGCGCGTACGTCGCCGCGGCGTTCCAGATGCGGCTTGCGCCCGCGCTCCCGGCGCTGCGCCGCGTGCTGCTGATGAATCCGAAGCTCGCGCGGATGCTGGTCGAGATATTCCGGCTGCGGATGGATCCCGCGGGACCTGGCAGCGGCAACGCGCATTACGCCGGATTGCGGGCGGCTTACCTGGAAGCGCTCGGCGTGATCGACAACATCGCCGACGATCGCCTGGCGCGGGCGCTGCTCGGGATGGTCGAGGCGACGGTGCGGACCAACTATTTTCGCGAACCGCCCGCGCCTTACATCACGCTCAAGTTCGAGAGCGCGCGCATCCCCAATCTGCCCGACACGCCGCCGCTCTATGAAATCCACGTCGACAGTCCGACCATGCAGGGATGCCATCTGCGCGCCGGGCGCATCGCGCGCGGCGGCATCCGCTACAGCGACCGACCCGAGGACTTCCGCACCGAAATCCTCGACCTGATGAAAACCCAAACGGTCAAAAACGCGATCATCGTGCCGACGGGAGCGAAGGGCGGCTTTATCGTCAAGCCGCGAGCCGGCCGCGGCGTCACGCGCGAGGACGTGGTCGACGCGTACAAGACGCTGATCCGCGCGATGATCGAATTGACCGATAACGTCGCCGGCGGCAAACGCGTGCGTCCGGCCATGGTCAAAGTGCTCGACGAGGACGGCCCCTACCTGGTGGTGGCGGCGGACAAGGGCACCGCCGCGTTTTCCGATCTGGCCAACGCGATCGCGGCCGAACACGACTTCTGGCTGGGCGACGCCTTCGCCTCGGGCGGCCGCTGCGGCTACGATCACAAGGCGCTCGGCATCACTGCGGGCGGCGCGTGGGAGTCGGTGCGCTGGCATCTGCGCCAGATGGGCATCGACCTCGCGCACAGCGCGCCGATCACGATGGTCGGAATCGGCGACATGTCGGGCGACGTTTTCGGCAACGGACTCTTGCAGTCGGACAACGTCAAGCTCGTCGCCGCGTTCGACCATCGCCATATCTTCATCGATCCCGATCCCGACCCTAAGAAAAGCTTCGCCGAACGCAGGCGGCTGTTCGAACTGCCCTCCTCGCAATGGTCGGATTACAACCCGGCGCTGATCAGTCCGGGCGGCGGCGTCTTTCGCCGCGGCGCCAAGAGCATCGCGCTCAGCCCGCAGGCCCGCCGCGCGCTCTCCTGCACTGCCGAGGTGCTCGACGGCGACAGCCTCATCCAGGCCATCCTGCGCGCCGATGCGATCCTGCTCTACAACGGCGGCGTCGGCACGTACGTGCGCGCGACCGATGAACGCGACGCCGAAGTCGGCGACCACGCCAACGACGCCTGCCGTATTGCCGCACACGAGCTACGAGTCAAAGCGGTGGCCGAAGGCGGCAACCTCGGCTTCACCCAGCGCGCGCGCATCGAGTACGCGATGGCGGGCGGAAGGATCAACAACGACGCGATCGACAACTCGGCCGGGGTCGATACTTCGGACCACGAGGTGAATCTGAAAATTCTGCTCCAGCCGGCGCTTACCGAAGGGCGCGTCGATCTGGATCGACGAAACCGCGCGCTGCTGGGCGTCGCCGCCGAGGTCGCCGCGGCAGTGCTGCGCGACAATCGCGACCAGGTGGTGCTGCTGAGTCTCGAGCAGCTGCGCAGCCGCACCAGGGCGCGGGAGTTCCGCGATCATTTGAGCGCGATCGAGCAGCGCGGCGCACTCCATCGCTACGAAGCCGCGCTACCGAACCACGAGGAGCTGCGCGACCGGCGCGGCCGCTTCGCCGGCCTGACCCGCCCGGAGCTCGCGGTGCTGAGCGCCTACACCAAGATCGATCTGTTCACCCAGCTCGAGACGTGCGCGCTGCTCGAGGATTCCTATCTGACCGCGCGCTTCCTGCTGCCCTATTTTCCCGCTTCGATAGCGCGCGACTTCGCGCTCGAAATTCCGCGCCACGGCCTGCGCCGCGAGCTCATCGTCACTCGCCTCGTCAACGAGCTGGTTGACCTGATGGGCGCGAGTTTCGTCTTCCGCCTCGCGCAGAGCCACGGCGCGCGGACCGAGCAAACCGTCCGCGGATGGATCTTCGCCGAGGGCGTGCTCGACCTGGTGGATCAGGCCGAGGTGCTGCGCGCCGGCGGCGGCCTGGACGCGCAGGCGGAGCTGGCCGGGCTGATGGCGCTTGCGGACGCGGGCGAGCGGGCCTGCGGATGGGCGATCGCGGGGCTCGACCCCAGCGTATCGCTCGGCGACGCGATCGCGCATTACAAACCCGGCTTCCAGAGCCTGTGCGGGGAATTCGAGAGCATGCTGGCCGACGATGAGCGGGAGCGTTTCGAGCGCAGTTACCGCGAATTGCGCGCGACCGTGCACACCGAACAGCTCGCGCTGCGGCTCGCCCGCCTGGGCTTCGCCGATCATCTGCTCAACGTATTGAGTTTGAGCTTCGCCCGCCGCGGCGCGCCGGCCGACTGCGCGCGGGCCTACTTTGCGCTAAGCGGTATCATCGAATTCGCGACCCTCGAGCGCGCGCTCGAGGCGATCGGCGCCGACGATCGATGGGAGCGGCGCGCGGCCGAAGAGCTTGCCGGCGATCTGCGCAGCGCGCGCCTGGCGCTTTGCCGAGCGGTGCTGCTCCGAAGCGACGCCCCACCTGCGCAAGCGGTGCGCGCGCTGCGCAACGGGCACGAGCATCCGTTCGACGCGATGACCGAGGTGATGACCGAACTGCGTACGCTGCCGGCGCTCGAATTGCCGGTGCTGCAGGTGGCAATTCGCGCGCTCGGGCGCCTCGCCGCCGCGCTGGGCGGCACGGCCTAG